A region of the Chryseobacterium cucumeris genome:
TGAGCCTAACCACGGTTCTGATCCTGGTTCTATGGAAACTTATTTTAAAGATATGGGAGATCATTATCTTTTAAATGGGGCAAAAATGTGGATCACCAACTCTCCTTTATGCGACATCGCTGTAGTATGGGCAAAAAATGAGGAAGGCAAAGTACAGGGATTGATCGTTGAAAGAGGTATGGAAGGTTTCACCACTCCTGAAACTCACAATAAATGGAGCTTGAGAGCATCCAAAACCGGAGAACTGGTATTTAACAACGTAAAAGTTCCCAAAGAAAACCTGCTTCCGGGAGTAACAGGACTGAAAGGACCTTTATCTTGTCTGAATTCTGCAAGATATGGAATTTCCTGGGGAGTAATAGGTGCTGCTATTGACTGTTACTGTACTGCCGTTCAGTATTCCAAAGAAAGAAAACAGTTTGGAAAACCAATCGGTTCTTACCAGCTTCAGCAGAAAAAATTAGCTGAATTCTTAACAGAGATTACAAAAGCTCAGTTACTGTGTCTTCAGCTAGGAAACCTTAAAAACGACCATAAGGCAACTCCGGCCCAGATTTCAATGGCTAAACGTAACAACGTGAAAATGGCAATTGACATTGCAAGAGAATCAAGACAAATCCTAGGAGGTATGGGAATTATGGGTGAATTCCCGATGATGAGACATGCCGCAAACCTGGAATCTGTAATTACTTATGAAGGAACACATGACGTTCATTTACTGATCACTGGATTGGACATCACAGGAATCAACGCTTTCTAAAAAATATACCAATATAAATAATAAAGAGTCTGGCCAATGGTCAGACTCTTTTGTTTACTCACTTTGCAGGGATTTTATATTCAATGAATAATTATTGATCTTATAAAGTTTTTGTTGTTTTATTAAATTTATTACTTTAATACCACGCAAAAACAAACAATATGAAAAAAATCACAACTTTTTTACTAAGTCTTACAGCTCCATTTTACTTTGCACAGCAGGCGGGTGATGTTGTAAGTGCCGAACAGAAACTGGATTTAACACCACAGGGAGTCATCAATTTTATAGCCAATAATCTTGGCGATCAGAATGCTCCTGAGTTTGCCAATTACCTGAACAGTTTCAATATCGGGCTGAAAGGATACAAAATCACTTATTACACCAAAAATGAAAACAATGTTCTTGTAAAAGCTACAGGACTATTGATGTACCCTAACGTACCTTTCAAACTCTCAACAGTAGTATCTGACCATGGAACTACAGACAGCAGGCACAATGTTCCGTCTAATTTCAAAGGGGCTTTAACAGCAGGATTTGTGGTCGAATTATCCTATGTACTCAACGGGTATATTCTGATGGCCCCTGATTACGTAGGGATGGGAACCGGGGACGGAACTCACCCATATGTAGATTATGCCACAGAAGCCGGAGCTACCATAGATTTCATTACCGCTGCCAATAAAGTACTGGCACAACTGAACATCAAACGTTATGATGAATATTTCCTGGCCGGATATTCTCAGGGCGCACATGCTGCAATGTCTACCTTAAAAAGATTAAGCATTTCAAATCCTGATAATATCAAATTCAAATATGCTTACATGGGCGACGGCCCTTATGATTTTTCAGGAGTAACTTTAAATAAAGGAGTCCTTGAAAAAGATATTTATCCTTTCACCTCATTCCTGGCGAATGTCCTTCATACCTGCAACAATACGGGATATAAAACCTATAATAATGACATTTCAGAAGTTATTTCTGCAGAATATCTGGACAAATACAACTATCATGTCGTTCAGGATAACGGCGGACTTTTGTGGGGCCCTGTTATATGGAGAAAGCTCTTTACCACCAGCTTTGTAAACGATGTCACCAATAATCCCAATAACAAGCTCAGACAATGCATGAAACCTAAGGATGTGTATGACTGGTACAATAAAACGCCTATGACACTGGGTCATTCAACTGTCGATTTAGCCATTCCGCCTGAAAATACCTCCAAAACTATTGATGTTCAGCGGGGTTACTATCCATGGTGGGATCTGAACAAGTATAAACTGGATTCCTTCTACTGGGGACCGCTAGGACATGTAGGTGGAATTCTGCCTTTCACTTTAGCTTCCAATGCAAAGTTCAATACCCTGAGAAGCGGCGGCCTTCTTAATGAATGGGCGATTGCAGGTTCAATTTTCGGTAAGCAACCGGAGAAAACTTCTGAAAAACCTTCCCTTCTGTCTTCACAGATAAAACCGGACCTAGGCAGTATGCAGCTGGTTGAAATTACAGATTTCAATAAAGAAAAAGCCCAGAGCAGAACAGCCGGTAGTCAAAATTTATCTGATTTAAAAGACGGAGTTTATTTATTGAAAGTATCGGAAAACAATGAAGATAAAATAATTCCATACATCAAAAATACCCCAAAAGAAGTTGCTGAAAATGAAATTATACAATCTTCCAATGCATCAATATTGCAATTGAAAGTAGATCAGGACGAACTTACTGCTGTGAATATTTTTGATGAAAATAAAACCCTGATCAGAAGTATTTCCTCAAAACAATATCGGGAGGCCGGAGGAATCAATATTCAGAATCTTGAAAACAAAAACTATACGTTTGAAGTTGTTACTCCATACTATAACCTTCAGTTCAGTAAATCGGCTGGCAGCATATTATCATCAGAAAACAGTACTGATATTTACACCCAGAGACAACAGATTGTGGCTAAATCCGGGAATGATATTAAGAACATCAGCATTTACAGTATATCTGGCTCTCTGATCGTTCAACAGGACGTTAATAAACCGGTGTTTGAGTCGAGAAACCTGGAACCGGGAATATATCTGGTGCAGATCACTCTTTCTAATGGAAAAATTATCAATAAAAAAGTAAAACTATAAATCAATCACTCCTCTATATCTTTATTTCAAGTTAATTTTTGGCACTTCAGCAATGAAGTGCCTTTTTGCGTCGATAATTTAAAAGCATTATAAATGGAGCATATCCTTAAAACTTAAATCCGACACTAAAATATATTCTTGAAAAATCAAGCTGGCTGTTTCTGGAAATATTCAAACCAATAGGCCCTATAAGCGATTCATAGCCAAGATTTACTCCGTAGCCGAACATATCAAAACTGTTATTGAAAGGAGAAAACTCTTCACTTACCTTTCCATAACTGAATGATGGGGTAAGATAGAGCTTTTTCATAATTCTGTACTGAAATGAGATGGCCGCCTTAGCAACTGAAGTCATCGGAAGCTCTTTCTGACGAAGTCCATTGAATTCCGGGCTTAGCAGGTCGTAATTATACTCACTGCCTCCAAGATTATACTTTTGGTTCAGGAACAGATACGGAACCTGATCTTCTTTTTTGGCACCAAAGCTCGTACCGAGAAACACATTTGCTTTTACGGTCAGTCTTCTTGTAATCGGGTAGAAAAAGTTCTCATTCAGTGTAAATGAAACGAGATTTTTAGGCTCATAATAGTAAGAGTCTTTCGGGTTAAGAATCTGATAAAGAAGAGGCTGTACCACGTTCAGGTCATAAAGCTCATACTGATCTCCATAGTAAAATCTTGTGCTCACCTGAAGATGATTCCCCCTGCTTGTAAAATACCTTTTATTAAGATTATTCTGTTCAAATTTCAGGAAAGTATTGAAATTGCTGTGGTTATACAGCTTTTTGCTGTAATTATCTACTTTTGACTGATCTACTTTATCCAGTAAACTGTACATTCTTTCCGTACTGAATTCCGTTCCAAGAGACAGGTAAGAATTGGGATTGATATTATAATTCAGTGCAATTTTTCCGGTTATGTTACGGTACATATGGTTCGGAAAACGGTCGCCGCCATCTTCACTTATATCATACAGCCTGAAGTTCAGGTCATTACTTTTAAGATGAACCATTTTAGCTTCCAGATCCAGCCATAAACGTTTACCACTGTCTAAGAACTGCTGGTAAGCAACTTTAGCTTTAAAACGTTCGGAAATATCTACTGTTGCCAGAAACCTGGATCTGTTCAGGAGAATGTTTCTGTACGTATAATTGACAATAATTCCTACGGACTGTTCCGTATCATAGTGCAAAGCCAGTTTAAACGCTCCTTTTTTCGCTCTTTTCACAAAAACATTCATCACAAGACCGTCGTTTACATTTGTGTAGGTATAATACACCTTTACATACTGCCGCATTCCGAAGACCCTGTCTATGGCTTCATTAACGGTTTTTACATCGTAATACTTCCCTTCCGTAAGCCCCATCTGCTTTTTCAGCACTTCAATTTCTGCAGCATCTGTAATGGGTGTTCCGTCTTCTTCGTTAAAAGTAAATTTTGTTGTAGGCAGTTTCACTTCTTCAATCATTGTATGCTCATACGTAATTCCGGCTTTGCGCTGAGCTTCTGCCAGGGCGACAAACTCAGGAAGATGCTTTCTCGCCTCCATCTCTCCTATTTTTATGATCCTTCTGAATTTGGCAAAATCTTTCGTTGTAATTTCTCCCAGTGGATCTACAAAGTCGACCAGAATATTTGATAATTCTTTCTGATGTTTAAAATCTTCTACAGAGCGGATGGCATGAGTCTGATAGATCATCTTCATCGGATTTTCAATCTCTTTTTTCGTAAAAAGTCTGAATCCGGTGTAGCCTCCGATCACAAAACCGGCACCCATCTCACGAACTTCATTGGCCGGATAATTACGATCCAGACCGCCATCAACCAAAAGCTTTCCATCAATATAAACAGGAGCAAAGGCGGCAGGAATAGCCAGCGTAGATCGAATAGCCAGTGGTAATGATCCTTCTTTCTGCATCACCAGACCGCCATTTTCAATATCGGAAGATGTAAGCTGCACAGGAATTCTCAGTTTACTGAAATCGTTGATATGCTTTGCGTTGAAAGTAAGCGTATTAAGAACTTCTCCCATGTACTGCCCTTCAATATAAGAACTTGGAAGTGTGGGAAATCCTTTGACTACTGGAAATTCAAGGATATATTTGTCGTATTCATCTTTTTCACTGATATTGACTTTGTTATAAGGAATTTTATTACTCAGAATTCTGTTCCAGTCCATTTTATAAATGGTATGCTTCATCTGGTCAGCATTATATCCCATTGCATATAAGCCTCCCAGAATCCCTCCCATACTGGTTCCTGTGATATAATCGACTTTGATTCCCAATGAATCGATCATTTTTAAAATCCCGATGTGTGCAAATCCCTTTGCCCCGCCGCCACTGAGTGCAAGACCAAACTTAGTATCTTTGGTTACATTTTGAAGCGCAATATTCAGGGAATCATTTTTTTGCTGAGATTTGATAATAAGAGAAAAAGCAATAGCTAAAAATATCAGGATCTTTTTCATTGGTGCTGCTTAATGTATCTGATTTAAACTTTATAAGTTTTTAATAAGTAGTAAAGATACACAAAAAGTTACCTGCTTTATCACAACATTTCGTGAAGTAAACGATTCTAAGCCAGCTTATTTATTAAGAATAAACAGAGAGAAAAAATATACTAAGACTAAAATTTTTAATATGTTTTTATCGTTTCCACGAAATTGATATCCGGATTCAGGATTTCAAGAATAAGGCTTTTCACAGATTTCATGGCATCATCAATATTTCCTTTATCAAACTGCAGGGCAACCATTCCCTTTTTAGCATCTGCAAAACTCCAGATTCCGGTTTCAATCGGGAAACCCCAAAACTCAGGAAGGTGCTGTACTACGTAATGGTAAATACAAAGCTGAAGGGCCTGTTTCCTGTCGCTGTTATGGAAATATTCATCTACGTTATCCTGATCAATCTTTACAGTAAGATTTTTAGTCCTGGCGGTTTTATAATCAATAATTCTCAGAGTACCGTTCAGTTTATCAATCCTGTCAATGAATCCAAAGAAAGAAATTTTATCATTTCCATCGAGAGGAAAATCGATGTTTTCAAACCTTCTTTCGATATCAATAATCTCCAGTTTATTACCTTGCTTTATGAGTTCAAGATCATGATTCAGCACATTTTCAATGACCTTTTTAGCAATGGCCTTATGGATATAATTCATCCCTTTTTCATAAAATTCCGGCTGGTGTTTCAGTTTTTCAATAGCAATATTTATATATTCATCTACTGCTTTAACTGAATTCTTTAAATCACTTTCTTTTAAAACCTTACCCTTTAACACCTCATACACTTCTTGAAGTGAATAATGGACCAGATTTCCGTAATTTTTTATCGAAAGTTCTTCTTCAATTTCATCTGTTTCCGAAGTGTTTAAAATCTTGGAAAGGTAGAAATCAATCGGATTGTAAAGATAACTCGTCAGGTGGGAAGCAGATACTTTTTCCTTCCATTTCTGAAGACGTTCCTGTACAATTTGTGTCTTGGAAATTTCAATCGGTTTGGTGGCAATAGGTTCAGAGGAATTTTCAATAATGAGATGTTCAATCTCATGAGAACTCTCCATTTCAATTTGGGTAATGAAACGGCTCTTCTCTCCGGTATTCACTCCGGAGCTTAAAGCATTATACAGCAAATGGACATTCTTCGCATCCTGAATCAGCCTGTAAAAGTGATAGGCATAAATGCTGTCATTTTCAAGAAAAGTATGGAGATCAAAGAATCTTCGGATATCAAAAGGAATATAGGTATTCTGTGAGTTTCCAAGCGGGAGTTTCCCTTCGTTGACAGAAAGCAGAATAACGTTTTCAAAGTTCAGGAGACGCGTTTCCAGTAATCCCATGATCTGAAGTCCTTTTAATGGTTCACCCTGAAAATCGATACTTTCAGAATTGATATGCTGGTTAATCAGGATTTCCAGCGTTTCCATTTTAATCTCAATATTGTAGGGAGTCAGCTGGTTTTTGATGATTCTGAATGCATTTTCAAAGTGAGAGACATTCTCATACTGAATATCATCTATTTCGAGCCATTTTACCTGCTGGCAGAACTCAATAAGCATATTCAGGTAGCCGTTGGTTCCAGTTGCTTTTTGAAGAAGACCATAATAAGACAGTCCGCTCAGCAGTTCATGTAAAAGTTTTCTGGAAATATACACAATATTCCTCTCTTCTACTTTGGCTTTAAAATCATTGATAATCTGTTCATCTTCTGCTGATTTCGGCAGCTCTTCCAAAATGGGGAAAACATCTCTGTAATAGTAAGACAGTTTGTTTTTTTCCAATTGCTTCTGCAGGTAGAAAAGACGTTTCACGGCATTGGAGAAAGATAAATTCTTCAACGGGAATCCCATTGTAATATTCAAATTATCAACGCCATGCATCA
Encoded here:
- a CDS encoding T9SS type A sorting domain-containing protein, which encodes MKKITTFLLSLTAPFYFAQQAGDVVSAEQKLDLTPQGVINFIANNLGDQNAPEFANYLNSFNIGLKGYKITYYTKNENNVLVKATGLLMYPNVPFKLSTVVSDHGTTDSRHNVPSNFKGALTAGFVVELSYVLNGYILMAPDYVGMGTGDGTHPYVDYATEAGATIDFITAANKVLAQLNIKRYDEYFLAGYSQGAHAAMSTLKRLSISNPDNIKFKYAYMGDGPYDFSGVTLNKGVLEKDIYPFTSFLANVLHTCNNTGYKTYNNDISEVISAEYLDKYNYHVVQDNGGLLWGPVIWRKLFTTSFVNDVTNNPNNKLRQCMKPKDVYDWYNKTPMTLGHSTVDLAIPPENTSKTIDVQRGYYPWWDLNKYKLDSFYWGPLGHVGGILPFTLASNAKFNTLRSGGLLNEWAIAGSIFGKQPEKTSEKPSLLSSQIKPDLGSMQLVEITDFNKEKAQSRTAGSQNLSDLKDGVYLLKVSENNEDKIIPYIKNTPKEVAENEIIQSSNASILQLKVDQDELTAVNIFDENKTLIRSISSKQYREAGGINIQNLENKNYTFEVVTPYYNLQFSKSAGSILSSENSTDIYTQRQQIVAKSGNDIKNISIYSISGSLIVQQDVNKPVFESRNLEPGIYLVQITLSNGKIINKKVKL
- a CDS encoding acyl-CoA dehydrogenase family protein produces the protein MSYYPLTSIPDYYGIDALLTEEHKLIRQSVRDWVESFVMPQIDQAAQNHTDLPNLMRELGKIGALGPYIPVEYGGSGLDQISYGLIMQELERGDSAVRSAASVQSSLVMFPINEFGSEEQKKKYLPKLAAGEMIGSFGLTEPNHGSDPGSMETYFKDMGDHYLLNGAKMWITNSPLCDIAVVWAKNEEGKVQGLIVERGMEGFTTPETHNKWSLRASKTGELVFNNVKVPKENLLPGVTGLKGPLSCLNSARYGISWGVIGAAIDCYCTAVQYSKERKQFGKPIGSYQLQQKKLAEFLTEITKAQLLCLQLGNLKNDHKATPAQISMAKRNNVKMAIDIARESRQILGGMGIMGEFPMMRHAANLESVITYEGTHDVHLLITGLDITGINAF
- a CDS encoding PD-(D/E)XK nuclease family protein, whose translation is MKFLNKIIHELLAQNPDLSAFNIILPGKRPIVFIRQILEENNYSGFLPNFFTIEELINKIADQQTIQGIPLWLFSFDVYRSLNLIPRDDFSDFLKWFPTLQKDWDDILKFSDSDQAVLQYMFDEERIKEWAQDLGEDDDVPRKKFLNFWQNMNVFLPVLKERLQERNWATSGMIHEAAKARIADFAKNTKEEFVFCGFNAFTPVEEKLVRSLLQWNKAQCFFQADRYYFNDERQEAGKFLRNHKTWKEFDDNRAFQWIEDDFNQPKKIKVYEVSGNVTQTKVLPEIFKEINNKTYSNTAVVLLDENLLPASLDVMHGVDNLNITMGFPLKNLSFSNAVKRLFYLQKQLEKNKLSYYYRDVFPILEELPKSAEDEQIINDFKAKVEERNIVYISRKLLHELLSGLSYYGLLQKATGTNGYLNMLIEFCQQVKWLEIDDIQYENVSHFENAFRIIKNQLTPYNIEIKMETLEILINQHINSESIDFQGEPLKGLQIMGLLETRLLNFENVILLSVNEGKLPLGNSQNTYIPFDIRRFFDLHTFLENDSIYAYHFYRLIQDAKNVHLLYNALSSGVNTGEKSRFITQIEMESSHEIEHLIIENSSEPIATKPIEISKTQIVQERLQKWKEKVSASHLTSYLYNPIDFYLSKILNTSETDEIEEELSIKNYGNLVHYSLQEVYEVLKGKVLKESDLKNSVKAVDEYINIAIEKLKHQPEFYEKGMNYIHKAIAKKVIENVLNHDLELIKQGNKLEIIDIERRFENIDFPLDGNDKISFFGFIDRIDKLNGTLRIIDYKTARTKNLTVKIDQDNVDEYFHNSDRKQALQLCIYHYVVQHLPEFWGFPIETGIWSFADAKKGMVALQFDKGNIDDAMKSVKSLILEILNPDINFVETIKTY
- a CDS encoding patatin-like phospholipase family protein, with translation MKKILIFLAIAFSLIIKSQQKNDSLNIALQNVTKDTKFGLALSGGGAKGFAHIGILKMIDSLGIKVDYITGTSMGGILGGLYAMGYNADQMKHTIYKMDWNRILSNKIPYNKVNISEKDEYDKYILEFPVVKGFPTLPSSYIEGQYMGEVLNTLTFNAKHINDFSKLRIPVQLTSSDIENGGLVMQKEGSLPLAIRSTLAIPAAFAPVYIDGKLLVDGGLDRNYPANEVREMGAGFVIGGYTGFRLFTKKEIENPMKMIYQTHAIRSVEDFKHQKELSNILVDFVDPLGEITTKDFAKFRRIIKIGEMEARKHLPEFVALAEAQRKAGITYEHTMIEEVKLPTTKFTFNEEDGTPITDAAEIEVLKKQMGLTEGKYYDVKTVNEAIDRVFGMRQYVKVYYTYTNVNDGLVMNVFVKRAKKGAFKLALHYDTEQSVGIIVNYTYRNILLNRSRFLATVDISERFKAKVAYQQFLDSGKRLWLDLEAKMVHLKSNDLNFRLYDISEDGGDRFPNHMYRNITGKIALNYNINPNSYLSLGTEFSTERMYSLLDKVDQSKVDNYSKKLYNHSNFNTFLKFEQNNLNKRYFTSRGNHLQVSTRFYYGDQYELYDLNVVQPLLYQILNPKDSYYYEPKNLVSFTLNENFFYPITRRLTVKANVFLGTSFGAKKEDQVPYLFLNQKYNLGGSEYNYDLLSPEFNGLRQKELPMTSVAKAAISFQYRIMKKLYLTPSFSYGKVSEEFSPFNNSFDMFGYGVNLGYESLIGPIGLNISRNSQLDFSRIYFSVGFKF